The following nucleotide sequence is from Macadamia integrifolia cultivar HAES 741 unplaced genomic scaffold, SCU_Mint_v3 scaffold2057, whole genome shotgun sequence.
gttatcatagatggggtgttttggctgaaccacttgtcattttaatattttatgctgtagaaggctggatttggatgttgtatgatattagttctaaatgtttgagaatgactatgcaaagaaataacactagattatcaaattaagacataccatcgttaatatagaatctcttatttgtggttgccaattattttttgataagcttacgatcttcagtttagagatggttgcaagttagaACAAACCGATtttgaaccgttttacaaaccgtatggaataaactgaaatcaaaaccgtttaaaaccgtgaaaccgacaccatttagaaactgtggaaaccgaaaccgtttactaaatggtcacggtttcagaaagtggaaccattttagtaaatggtgcgattatggttttagtcaaataaatgtgaatcgaaccgatccgcaccgtttaaatcaaaaccgaacctattaacacccttatgttggcgtgccctcagcccgatggcaTCTCCTCTCCTTTAATTGATATTAAAACCCTTAATTTGTTCACGAAAATGAACCACTTAAATACAATAGAAAGTCGAAATTACACAATATCTACACACAATTTTTCCACACGATTCCGGCCTATAGTAGGGACCATGGACGCAAAGTCTTTATTTTGTTCAGGTAGGAAACATCCTAAGTTCTTCACTATAAATCAACTGCCCATATCTATCTATACTTTTTAGTTTATATATTTCAATTTCTTAATCTTTATAATTAACGTACCATAAGCCAACTAACTAATTATGGGAAatatgtttccttttctttggagCTGGTTAAGGCAATGGTTTTTTCAAGTCTCCTATATATGCTGTTATTTTGGTCTTTATGGGTGTGAAGGGTGTCCTGAGGAGGAGAGGATCGCTCTCTTACAACTTAGGGATTCTTTCTATTATCTATCTTGGCTCTGTAAATGACTGAGTGGTTGGGAGACAACTGTTGTAAATGGAATTTTTGGACATAACGCGTGGTTTCTATTAATCTCCTTGGCCAAAAAGATATTCACGAAGTAGAGAATTATTGGTACCAAATgcttctttatttattcataTATATCAGAGAACTATAATCCTTAGATTTAAGTTCTAATAACACCATTATATAGAGGTTGGAGAGTCAAGAGCCAATGTTGAAACAACAATCCTTAGTGTTCATTGAACCTTTCTCACAATTTTGCTTTCAAAGTTTGGAAAAATTGGAAAGTTTGGATCCAGTTGAAAATTCTACTGTTCATAGACATGAAAGATCTAAATCAATGTCTTCTCAACTATTCTTCAATGTCGTCCTGAAATTCAATCCAATCAATGTCGCCTTATTTtcaatcattcttttttttttgatgaaatttcaaTCTTACTTACATGCAAACGggtctatagagagagagagagagagatttttattGACAACTTTCTAAGAAATATCATTGAATGAGGACAAACCAATAGACCGGATTTTCCACACGTATAGTTCCTGTTTTTCCACACGGATCCTTTTGATTAATAATTATTGAATGGGACCACTTTGTTAATTGGTTGCTGCAGGGAAGCTTAGCGTAGCTTTGTACATGTAGGAATGACTTTTTATTATGCGTTTACTTTGAATCGAATATGAAAAGAAAGCATCCCTCACACCTCACTGCATGTAAACCATCCATTGATCCATCTTCACCAGGGTCTATATATATTTCAGTTTCTTAATCTTCGGAAACCATAAGATCAGAGCTAATTATGGGGAGTGCTTCCTTTATTCCTTCTGAGATGGTTAAGATAACGGTTTTTATGAGTCTCCTATGCTTTAGTTTCAGTCTTTATGAGTGCAAAGGGTGTCTAGAGGAGGAGAGGATTGCTCTCTTACAACTTTGGGATTCTTTCAACCCACATGGTTCTGATGTTTATACGAAGTTGGAGGAAGATGATTGTTGTCAATGGTTTTTTGTAAAGTGCGACTTGTTTAATTCGACAAACCGTGTGGTTATCATTTATCTTTCCTACCAAAGCTATACTACAGGGCTGGGAACATTGTACCCGAATGCTTCTTTGTTTACTCAATTCAGAGAGTTACGATCTCTATACTTAGATGGTAACAATATCGGAGGTTGGATTATGCCAGAAGGTAGGATCTTTCATTTGAtttatcttttttatctttatagTTTTGTCAGATTTTttagattagaaaaaaaaaaaaaaacgctatGCCTAGGAGAGCCTTTTTATAATGAATATCGATTTCAATATGGACAGTCATAAGCTTAAGGTCACTCCAACCCAGGGATTTAGTTCTCGAGAATTGAATTGATATTAATCTCCGTCGATGCCGATACAATATCAATCTGGATGAACCCATATTAGCTCAGATAGGTCAGATAGCTTTTACTTTGAACTACTTGTGATTTCTGTGGTCCTAAACCTCCTAGCTAGGTTCTTTGCTTCACAAATTTTATGCCATGATATCAtgagtatatttttttttttcctttgcttcttCTAGATTTACTCTTCTCAAAACATGGTATGCACTGTGTCTAATCTAGAATTTAACACTTTCGAGTAAAAGAAATGTTGCCATTGAAGAACGGTAAGGCCATTTTTACAGTTTTGAATTGAAGAATGGTACTTCCTCCTACCTACGCTAAATGATTTTAGTTTTCCTGATACATAATTGCTTGTTATCAGATTTTCGTTACTACTCCTAAATCGATCTATATAGGTTGAATTAGTAGCAGCTAGGTTAGGTAGACATTTTAATTTTGAGTGGCATGCACTTATTTCTTTTACCCCTTTATTAATTAAGGTGTTGTGGTTTTCCCTCATCATGATTTTAACCGATTAATTATATATCagtgttatatatatatgattgatCAGGAGAAAGAAGGACCAACTTTAATTAATTTGCCAAATTTAATTAATTCTTACCAAGACATATCATCAATATTGTAATATCTTCTTGATCAATTAATGCATCAGCGTCACACCTAGGTAGGTAGCTAGCTACAAAATTCGTTCAGTAAAAATGGTGCAATCTCGCATGCATCTAGCTGATGATGTAATTAAGAATAGTACATTGTACTCTCTATGCCATGATGTGCTTAATTGactgtttatatatatatatatatatatatatatttatgtggAAATACAGATTGATCTGAAGAATTTTGTCAGTTCAAACTATTTATCAATATGAAGAATGAAAATTAAgttgggagtgggagtgggagtgggagtgggatgGGAATAGCCTCGTTTGCCTAATTTAACAAATTTCAGGTCCTTAATTTGCCTATCTTCTTTCATATTTATTTACCTTGGaaacttttcttcctcttcctcctccttctctctctatatatacatatttataAAGGAAGAGGGTTCTTTGAGCAAGCAGGATACTCTATATATATTCTCTcccaatgatttttttaatcattatttttcatttaaaaaataatataataatcccATGTGAGAGGCCGTGCAGTAAGCCTCatgctcagagaaccttttcccatttataaatatatatatatatatatatatatgcctaaTTTAACATATTCCAAGTCCTTAtgttttctctcatttttattttctttggaagctcctcctcctcctcctcaataAAGATATAGTCATGTGAGTTTGGTTGTTGCTTGCAGCATTATGTGAACTACAGAATCTAAAAGTGTTGTCTCTAAGTGAGAATAGTCTAAACGATTCAGGCCTTCCAAGATGTCTTGCACGTGACCTTCCATTTTTGAAATATATTTCCTTACAGGGAAATTTTTTCAACCTATCATTTCCTCTTTTATCAGGTAACAAGGGAAAGTCAATCTCTCCtctatttgatttgaaatttaagatttgaattttttttttctttgatttgaaattttaatctATGCCTTGTGTGGTGGCAGCATTATGTGGTTCAAGGAATCTCCGGGTGTTGGATCTAAGCCATAATATTGTAAGTAATGGAGGTTTTCCACCTTGCATGTTGGGTACATTCTCTTTGTTGGAAAGACTCTCTTTACAGAATTTTACTCTTGAACAATCGCCTAATGTCCTAACAGGTACGAGCAAAACATTTCTATCTATAAAACGACGTATATCTAATTAATTCCAAAATATTTCTAACTTTTactataaagaaagaaaaaatccatCAATGGTCACTCTTTTTATCTTCCTACATTTCAGCATTAGAAGGAGCAAGAAATCTTCGACACTTGGATCTAAGATACAACAATCTCAGTGATGGAAGTCTAAAAGGTACTAAGAAAATACCCAATCTGCAATCTAATGTTAGGGAGATCGAAACATGCATTTTCTTCCATTTACCAATTAATGTGATCAATAAGATATCATACATGCTCTCCTGTATCTATTATGTTCAGCATTATGTGGAGCAAGGAATCTCAAGACATTGCATTTAGGTCATAGCAGTCTCAATGTGGAAAGTATACCACCTTGTCTACCACAAAGTCATTCTTATTTGGAAAAACTTTTCCTCGAACGCATTTTTATCAAAGGCTCTTATGCTCTTCTAAAAGGTAAATATTAAAATCCTCTTTGAATTGTAAGCTCATTGTTGTTAACACCTAGTGACATACGTTCTACATGTGCATCGTAGGATTAATATGTGGATGGAAACAACTGAAAATGTTGGATCTACATCTGAATGATCTCAGTGATGAAAGCTTACCCTCTTGTCTATGGCATAACAACTCTCTGCTTGAAGAGCTTCACCTGTCCTCAAATAATTTAAAAGGTTCACTTGGCTTCACAGCAGCAGGTACCAATGCAAGTGGTTTAAGTTCAAATTCTTTAGGACCATATATTAAAGTCTCGCGGTCTAAAAGATATAATTGAAAACTATCTcgtttaatttcttcttttcgtTGAACAAATCTGATGGTCAGTTTTTGCAGTAAGCATGCTCTAATTTCTTATTCTGTTTATATTCTACAGGGCTGTGTAAACTAAGGAAGTTACGACATATTGACCTTACCATGAACTCAATAGATGACATCCACTGGCCATGTTTGAGCCAATTGAATTCTTTGCAGACTCTTTATCTTGGGCAAAACCAAATATCAGGCACCATTCCTCCTTTGATTTCTAATCTAACTTCTCTTGTCAAGCTTGACCTTTCCAATAATAAGTTGGATGGAGTGGTCTTCTTCTCCATGTTTGCAAATCTTTCAAAACTTGAACGCATTAACCTTTCAAACAATAGAGAGTTAGAAGTTGAAACCGAGTTCCCCAGTTATTGGGTTCCATCTTTCCAACTAAATTCCTTGCACTTAGGAAGTTGTAAGCTCAATATGCGTACTCATGGTAACATACCCCACTTCATTTCCACCCAATACAGCCTGGATGATTTATCTTTGTCATATAACTCTCTTCGAGGAACAGTTCCATCTTGGCTGTTTTATAATGCTACTCCACATTTTTACTCATTGATCTTGAAGGGTAACCATTTACATGGGCCACTTCCTCTGCCCTTAAGAAATGAAACATCAATGCTAGGATATCTTGACATCTCCGATAACAACATCGAAGGGCAACTTCCTAGAAACATCGATGTGCTTTTCCCATATTTAGCATTCTTTAACATGTCTACAAACAAACTTGAAGGCTGCATCCCACCCTCGTTTGGCAATTTAATTAGCATTGCTACATTAGACTTATCAAACAATTCCTTTGTAGGCGAAGTACCTCATAGATTAACTCAGAATAACTCTCGGCTGTTATTTTTAAGCTTATCAAATAACCATTTGCATGCAATGCCAAGAGTTTCCAATGTGACAAATCTACAAATCTTAAGTCTTGATGGCAATCTCTTCACAAAACCCATCTCAATCACTCCATCAAGTGTTCCTAGTCTCCAAATTCTAGACCTAAGTAGGAACTCCATATCTGGCAACATCCAAGATTGGTTGCATGCTTTCCCATACATGGTCTCGCTCCTTATTAGAGAAAATCATTTTGTTGGTTCCCTTCCAGCATCATTGTGTCAAATGCAACGGTTATGTATTTTGGATATGTCAAATAACCATCTATTTGGAAGCATACCTCCTTGTGTCAACAACATCACCTCATGGCTGGAAGAATCTGTATATCTGTTTTTTGGAGACTCATGGTCTAATGGCGAAGAAGATATTGTCAAAGTAAATTTTGCCACAAAGGGACATTTGTACTCATATGAAGGTCTTCCTCTTTACCAAATGACTGGGATTGATTTATCTCAAAACCAATTAACCGGTGATATTCCATCTCAGTTAGGAGAGCTAAGAGCCCTGCATTCATTAAACCTTTCTCACAATTCTCTAATTGGCTATATTCCAGAATCCTTTCAAGGGTTGGAAAATTTGGAGAGTTTAGACCTCTCCAACAACAAGTTAGTGGGAAAGATCCCTTCTCAAATGATTCAACTCTCTTTCCTTTCCGACTTCAATGTGGCCTTCAATCAACTCTCAGGAAAGATCCCATATGAGAACAATTTTGCTACTTTCACTATGGATAGCTACATTGGCAATCAAGGACTTTGTGGACCTCCAACTGAAGTCAATTGTTCATCACCTCAACCACAGCATCATGAATACaagaaaattgatgatgatgaacaaAGTCTGATCGACAATGACTTATTTTTCTATTCGTATGTGGTTCTTTCTTATGCCTTGGGATTTTGGATTGTTGTTGCTCCCCTTCTTCTCAGCAGAAATTGGCGCAGAAAGTACTACAGAGTTGTGGATAAATGCATTGATTGGTGCAGCGATGGGCTCTTCTGGTTCTTGTTTTATATCAAAAATTGTTGGAAATTATTTACCTCTAAAATAGAGCAATAAGGCAACTGGGGtaccattttttcctttctttcctttctttctttctttcttcttttttttttttggagggaggGGGGTGTGGTTGGTGGGGGGTAAGACTTGGATTACCAATGACCTGAATGAATATGGTATCTTTGTTAGGATATGTAAATTCACTTatttacactctctctctctctcacacaaatAGATCTTATGCTCTACTCTTCTGGAACATGACCCTGGCCTCTATATTCTAACTCAAGTGAGATCATGTATGCTTGTATATATAAAGATAGGGGCTTGAttcaccaaaaacaaaagatagGGGCTTGATTATAGCGTGATTAAGAATTTCAGGTAATTTTGGTTTTAGTATAAGGCTTCAActcaaatataatttttatagtTGGTAGATTACTACTTACTAGTGTACTACTGTAGTAGATGTTTATCCCCATCCCATAAAACTTTAAAATTACCATTAGACCCATTCTTTCCAACGTTTGAGAATCACAAGTCTGGTGACGACTCCGGCCAAGTGTGATGTAGGACCCACATCATCTTCCTCCACTCGATCCCATTCATTACTCACCGCCTGTCCTCACCCCCTTCGTGCTGATCTTTCTCTCCCCCACCTCACCCCATGCTTTCGGTGCAAACCCAGCTTCCCGCTTTCACTGATTGAGCGTTGCCCTATGTAcatgaaagggaaaagaatgctATTTGATCACACGATCCCTGCATCCAGATTCCAGATATAGGGAGGTACAATAATGGCTTTACccctataaaatataaaaaatccaCCCTTCATTGATGCCACTGTGCACCCTTTCATTGGCTCCTCAACAGAGACAAGGGCCATGGGACTAAATACCATTCTTATTCCCATATATAATTATACATGAGGCAATGGCTTGAGATATTTTTTATACATATGCGGAACATATATTACCATATATACGGATTGTGATATATTCCtagccaaaaaaacaaaaaaaaaaggcaccaTACATTGCCATGTATGTCCTATACATAACCCATGCATGCTTACTACTTGCACTACCAGTACCAGCCCTTGAGCCCATAGGTACTTAATCCTAAAATTGGAATTAAAGTACatgaattaaaattaaattttgctAATGATAAATTTTAATTATCACAAAATCCAAATTAGTCCAATATTGATGAGGTGAGTGGTAATTAATTTTAAGTACTTGATTATGAGATCTATACAACGAACAAAGGTCACAGCTGAAAGTTTTgcaaaatatttacaaaaaaaaaaaagtttatgcGAAGCTTGAGTCCCCTCTTTAAGCATACAAAACACATCTATACCGAGTTTGTTTTACCACGAATGCGTACATCTCCACTCTATTCTATGGGAATTGAGTTCGAATAAATTAGTTCGAGTGCTATTTATTCCTAGCTAATTCTAAGACGAttttaatcaaaatcaaattggacTTCATGCAAATTAAGggtccatttgattttgtttttagaaacggttttttcatatttctgtgctcagaaacggaaaaacaccccaaaaaccgtttgatttttcaatttcatttcacttgtttttggaaacagaaatagaaatttatgcctatttctgtgtctggaAATAGGGACGGATAAACAAGTTagacttatttttctgtttctagaaacaaatgggaataacaaaaattgtgaaaaacccaatacttcactcgacctacccaaaccccaacccattattgaaacttctcgctatctAAATACAGTGATTCCAACCTAGTTGTGCGAAGTTCACAGTTtcggattgccttcatccttcagAAACTCATTCCATGAAACATACATGAAGCTCCAACTTCATGCCATTGCATTCCTACAACACCGTGGCTTCACTCATGTTTTGAATTGGACTACATTGTTGAAAACGTTtcggaaaacaaaaaaatcaaacaccgtTTTACATTTCTATAAATCATTTCTTAACACAGAAATGACAAAaaccgtttctgttgtttctaaacacagaaacaggagaaacaaaatcaaacataCCCTAAGTATATCATATCCATCAATCCCAGCACTCTTttatcaatccatttttttgcaTACATTTATGTTTATAGGTCTTGATATTTATATTCAGTTCAATAATTACATTCTACTCGAAAGTAAAGattaaacaaaattttgaaaatcaatataGCGACATCATCCTACTATACTACTACTCATTTTTGCCATACCACAAATCTAAGTAGAGTGAGAATTTAATGGGCGCGGGCCAGGCTAACCTACTACATTAAGGGGCTGGCCCAAATGAATCCTTCAAACGTCACTATTCGGGCCCACATTCTCCCTTCGTATGGGTCGACTGGGCTTCAAGTCTGATGGCTTTCATACCTTTGACCAATGCAACATTCTATCAATATCAATGAATATTGTGACCAATTAATGCaatttagaaagaaagaattggGAAGAAATTAAACAATAGAGCTAATTTTCCACACGATTGATTCCCTTAATAATTATAGGGACCCATGGTTGGACAGGCTTAGCTTTGTATTAGAATGACTTCCTCTTGCGTTTACTTTGACTTGACCTCGACACCAAACATCTCACTGACAATACATTCAAATCCTACACCGTGCCAGTATATTGGAGGGTATATAAtttaaattacaaaatgaaatttaacatTCAATCAATTTAGACCATGCcatctttattcaattaatggtTGAAATAGCCACATCATCTTCTTATGTGGCAACCAATAACTAAATAGGGTGCCGTTGGTACATATAAAGACCTCTCTTTATGGGTTGTGCGAAAGACCTTTGGTCACTGTACTACAAGTCTTAATGTAAGATGGCAATTTACTGGGCCCGGGTTCGGGCTAACCTACAAGATTTACAGGCTAGCCCAACTTATCCTCCAAACCTCACTAAATTTGCATGGAATATTGGGACCCTGAAAAACTGAACATCGTGTGGCCTCCGGGCTAGTAGCCTTGAGGTTTCAAATTAAATTATAGAACCCTTAGATTTCGGCAGGGAAGGGGTTAATCTTGTACTTCAAAATGTAAGAAAATAGCAAAGATGACAAAAAAGTATTGGATTTCTAACTGGTTACATAACTggggaattattattattatttttttttcagaaggaTAAGATGATTACATAGAGTTCATAGTTTGAAATAGAAAGTTAGTATATCATAGCTTTGAAAGCTAATAGTTTGATCAAAAGAATacgattattgttattatttttttacacaaaaaattGGTATGAACAAAAGATTCTTCATTTTAACATGGAGAGAAATAGTGTTCCAAGGCCACAACAAAAAGTTGTTGGAAGTCATCAAGAGTTCAAGCTCACTGACATCGGTCCAAATCTTGTGAACTTCCCATCCTTGCctattctcttctcttatcCCATGAAGAACTCTACTGCAAAATAGTTGTCCAGTAACAATTACATCTGACTTGATTTATCATCtgctttgatttttaaattttgcaTCTTAGGTTTAAAAATAAGGAGTAGAGATGTCTTTTCACATG
It contains:
- the LOC122065595 gene encoding receptor-like protein 56; the encoded protein is MGSASFIPSEMVKITVFMSLLCFSFSLYECKGCLEEERIALLQLWDSFNPHGSDVYTKLEEDDCCQWFFVKCDLFNSTNRVVIIYLSYQSYTTGLGTLYPNASLFTQFRELRSLYLDGNNIGGWIMPEALCELQNLKVLSLSENSLNDSGLPRCLARDLPFLKYISLQGNFFNLSFPLLSALCGSRNLRVLDLSHNIVSNGGFPPCMLGTFSLLERLSLQNFTLEQSPNVLTALEGARNLRHLDLRYNNLSDGSLKALCGARNLKTLHLGHSSLNVESIPPCLPQSHSYLEKLFLERIFIKGSYALLKGLICGWKQLKMLDLHLNDLSDESLPSCLWHNNSLLEELHLSSNNLKGSLGFTAAGLCKLRKLRHIDLTMNSIDDIHWPCLSQLNSLQTLYLGQNQISGTIPPLISNLTSLVKLDLSNNKLDGVVFFSMFANLSKLERINLSNNRELEVETEFPSYWVPSFQLNSLHLGSCKLNMRTHGNIPHFISTQYSLDDLSLSYNSLRGTVPSWLFYNATPHFYSLILKGNHLHGPLPLPLRNETSMLGYLDISDNNIEGQLPRNIDVLFPYLAFFNMSTNKLEGCIPPSFGNLISIATLDLSNNSFVGEVPHRLTQNNSRLLFLSLSNNHLHAMPRVSNVTNLQILSLDGNLFTKPISITPSSVPSLQILDLSRNSISGNIQDWLHAFPYMVSLLIRENHFVGSLPASLCQMQRLCILDMSNNHLFGSIPPCVNNITSWLEESVYLFFGDSWSNGEEDIVKVNFATKGHLYSYEGLPLYQMTGIDLSQNQLTGDIPSQLGELRALHSLNLSHNSLIGYIPESFQGLENLESLDLSNNKLVGKIPSQMIQLSFLSDFNVAFNQLSGKIPYENNFATFTMDSYIGNQGLCGPPTEVNCSSPQPQHHEYKKIDDDEQSLIDNDLFFYSYVVLSYALGFWIVVAPLLLSRNWRRKYYRVVDKCIDWCSDGLFWFLFYIKNCWKLFTSKIEQ